In the Verrucomicrobiia bacterium genome, one interval contains:
- the dnaK gene encoding molecular chaperone DnaK has product MGKIIGIDLGTTNSAVAYMVAGKPEVIANAEGNRTTPSVVAIGKNGQRLVGQVAQRQRVTNPKNTVFGVKRLIGRKFSDKEVQKDLDIMPYEIIKAGDGVRVKMGDKDYSPEEISAMILSKIKADAEAFLGEPVTEAVITVPAYFDDPQRQATKDAGKIAGLEVKRIINEPTAAALAYGLDKKKEEKIAVFDLGGGTFDVSILELGDGVFEVKSTNGDTHLGGEDFDNRIVNHFLDVFKSEHGVDLRGDNAAMQRLKDEAEKAKKELSSTTETDINLPFLTANADGPMHFEYKLTRAKLEELVADLVEKTAEPCEKALKDAGLSASDIDEIVLVGGMTRMPAVVEKVKKIFGKEPLKGVNPDEVVAIGAAIQGGVLAGDVKDVLLLDVTPLSLGIETMGGVMTKLIERNTTIPTSKSEIFSTAADNQPQVEISVLQGERQMAADNKRLGIFQLDGIAPAPRGVPQIEVTFNIDANGILNVTAKDKGTGKEQSITIQNSGNLSKEDIEKAQKEAEAHAEEDRKKREAIDARNGLENAIYQAEKMPNEFKDKISDNDKQEITEAVEAAKKHKDSDNKEELEAATKELLDKIQAIGAKLYQQPADDAKPEADKTEDKTDGPVEGEVVDEKK; this is encoded by the coding sequence ATGGGTAAAATTATCGGTATTGACCTTGGTACTACCAACAGCGCCGTGGCCTACATGGTGGCTGGCAAGCCCGAGGTAATCGCCAACGCCGAAGGCAACCGCACAACGCCAAGCGTGGTGGCGATTGGTAAAAACGGCCAACGATTAGTCGGCCAGGTGGCTCAGCGCCAGCGGGTGACTAATCCTAAAAACACCGTGTTTGGCGTGAAGCGCTTGATTGGGCGCAAATTTAGCGATAAAGAGGTGCAAAAAGACCTCGATATTATGCCTTACGAAATTATCAAGGCCGGCGATGGCGTACGGGTAAAAATGGGCGACAAAGATTACAGCCCTGAAGAAATCTCAGCCATGATTCTCAGTAAAATTAAAGCCGATGCCGAAGCGTTCTTAGGCGAACCAGTCACTGAAGCTGTAATTACTGTGCCGGCTTACTTCGACGATCCACAGCGCCAGGCCACCAAAGACGCCGGTAAAATTGCTGGCCTTGAGGTGAAGCGCATTATTAACGAACCAACTGCCGCTGCCCTTGCTTACGGCCTCGATAAGAAAAAAGAAGAAAAAATTGCCGTTTTCGACCTTGGCGGTGGTACCTTTGACGTCTCGATTCTTGAACTTGGCGACGGCGTATTTGAAGTGAAGTCAACCAATGGTGACACTCATCTTGGTGGTGAAGACTTCGATAACCGCATCGTTAACCACTTCCTTGATGTTTTCAAGAGTGAACACGGCGTTGACCTCCGTGGCGACAACGCGGCTATGCAGCGCCTAAAAGACGAAGCCGAAAAAGCCAAAAAAGAGCTTTCAAGCACTACTGAAACCGATATTAACCTGCCATTTCTTACCGCTAACGCCGATGGCCCAATGCACTTTGAGTACAAGCTCACCCGGGCCAAGCTTGAAGAATTAGTGGCCGACTTGGTTGAAAAAACCGCCGAACCATGTGAAAAAGCGCTCAAAGACGCTGGTCTTTCGGCTAGTGACATCGACGAGATTGTATTGGTGGGCGGTATGACCCGCATGCCAGCCGTGGTTGAAAAAGTAAAGAAAATCTTCGGTAAAGAACCGCTTAAGGGTGTTAACCCAGACGAAGTAGTAGCTATTGGCGCGGCAATTCAAGGTGGTGTGCTAGCTGGAGACGTAAAGGACGTGCTGCTGCTTGATGTTACCCCGTTGAGCCTTGGCATTGAAACCATGGGTGGCGTGATGACCAAGCTAATCGAACGCAACACCACCATTCCAACTAGCAAGTCAGAGATCTTCTCAACTGCAGCAGATAACCAACCACAAGTAGAGATCTCGGTGCTTCAGGGCGAACGCCAGATGGCTGCCGATAACAAACGGCTCGGTATCTTCCAGCTAGATGGCATTGCGCCGGCGCCTCGCGGTGTGCCGCAAATTGAAGTGACGTTCAATATTGATGCCAATGGTATTCTGAACGTGACAGCCAAAGACAAAGGCACCGGGAAAGAGCAGAGCATTACCATTCAAAACAGTGGCAACCTCAGTAAAGAAGATATCGAAAAGGCGCAAAAAGAAGCCGAGGCCCACGCTGAAGAAGACCGCAAAAAGCGTGAAGCCATCGACGCCCGCAACGGCTTAGAAAACGCTATCTACCAGGCCGAAAAAATGCCGAATGAGTTTAAGGATAAGATTTCAGATAACGACAAGCAAGAGATTACCGAAGCGGTAGAAGCTGCCAAGAAACATAAAGATTCAGATAACAAAGAAGAACTGGAAGCTGCCACCAAAGAACTGCTTGATAAAATTCAGGCAATTGGCGCCAAATTGTACCAGCAGCCAGCCGACGATGCGAAGCCAGAAGCGGACAAAACTGAAGACAAAACTGACGGGCCGGTTGAAGGCGAGGTGGTTGACGAGAAAAAATAG
- a CDS encoding nucleotide exchange factor GrpE yields the protein MPKTKPTKKEQELQEKIDELTGDLQRLRADFENYRKRVDGEKEIAKEIGKSTAIMKLLPIIDTIERAAGHVPKELKDNKWAQGIVGLSKQLEKNLEALQLQRIEAKPGTPFDPEVHEAVQYEEGEGDKEVIAAELQAGYMYGKNVIRHSMVKVTKE from the coding sequence ATGCCAAAGACAAAGCCGACCAAAAAAGAACAAGAACTACAGGAAAAAATTGACGAGCTCACCGGCGATCTACAACGACTAAGGGCAGACTTTGAAAATTACCGCAAACGGGTAGACGGCGAAAAAGAAATTGCCAAAGAAATTGGTAAAAGCACAGCAATTATGAAGCTGCTGCCAATTATCGATACCATCGAACGCGCTGCCGGGCACGTACCGAAAGAACTAAAAGATAATAAATGGGCGCAGGGTATTGTTGGGTTATCGAAGCAGCTTGAGAAAAATCTTGAAGCCTTACAATTACAGCGAATTGAAGCCAAGCCCGGCACGCCCTTTGACCCAGAAGTGCACGAGGCAGTGCAGTACGAAGAGGGCGAAGGCGACAAAGAAGTTATTGCTGCCGAACTTCAAGCTGGCTACATGTACGGCAAAAATGTCATTCGCCACAGTATGGTGAAAGTCACAAAGGAGTAG